The following are from one region of the Cytobacillus firmus genome:
- a CDS encoding class I SAM-dependent methyltransferase, protein MEKEEIKKKVQNTFGKNAEKYVTSKIHGDAAELSQLVQTLNPQKDWVVLDIATGGGHVAKSLSPFVSQVFAADLTKEMLANTARHLESYENIWYIVADAEALPFLDEIFDAVTCRIAPHHFPHPEKFIAEAGRVLKPGGCFLLVDNVSPDEKELADYMNTVEKLRDDSHYRCLSTAEWRKLFAASGLNETKTKSRKKTFEFPSWVKRTAESDEQIKAVEQYILQADQAAADYFQIELQEGKVQSFKVDEWMVLCIKQ, encoded by the coding sequence ATGGAAAAAGAAGAGATCAAGAAAAAGGTTCAAAATACCTTCGGAAAAAATGCTGAAAAATATGTGACAAGCAAAATACATGGAGATGCGGCTGAATTATCTCAGCTCGTTCAAACTTTGAATCCGCAGAAGGATTGGGTGGTGCTCGATATCGCAACAGGCGGCGGGCATGTGGCCAAAAGTCTCTCACCATTTGTTTCCCAGGTCTTCGCAGCTGATTTGACAAAAGAAATGCTTGCCAATACGGCACGCCATCTGGAAAGCTATGAAAATATCTGGTATATCGTTGCAGATGCGGAAGCTCTGCCATTTTTGGATGAGATCTTTGATGCTGTCACGTGCCGGATTGCGCCCCATCATTTTCCCCATCCGGAAAAGTTTATCGCCGAAGCTGGCAGGGTTTTAAAGCCGGGGGGATGCTTTTTGTTAGTTGATAATGTATCACCCGATGAAAAAGAGCTCGCAGATTATATGAACACTGTTGAGAAATTGCGGGATGACAGCCATTACCGGTGTTTGTCAACGGCAGAATGGAGAAAGCTGTTTGCTGCTTCGGGACTAAATGAAACGAAGACAAAAAGCAGGAAGAAAACCTTTGAATTCCCGTCCTGGGTAAAGAGGACTGCTGAAAGCGATGAACAGATTAAGGCAGTCGAACAGTATATTCTGCAGGCTGATCAGGCTGCTGCGGATTATTTCCAAATTGAACTTCAAGAAGGCAAGGTACAATCCTTTAAAGTGGATGAATGGATGGTACTTTGCATAAAACAATAG
- a CDS encoding DmpA family aminopeptidase — protein MKIRERGVTIGTLRPGKKNCITDIDGVMAGHITLDYPLDDDQYVCTGVTAVLPHGGNLFREKVPAASYVINGFGKTTGLVQVEELGVIESPIMLTNTFGVPAVTQGTLEYLLKTTPEIGDTTGTVNIVTGECNDGFLNSIRTLPVKPEHAIAAIQNAKPGKVEEGAVGAGTGMVCFGYKGGVGASSRVITVEQSTNEYKIGCLVVTNFGNSSEFPFIKYGLSEIPPKTKDTPDGSIMIILATDAPVSDRQLKRLAKRCGIGLGRAGSHFSNGSGDIVIAFSTANKTLHGSSNMIETAHFIRDDHPIMNQLFQGAAEAAEEAILNSLSQAKTTQGRNGRVVEGMFSY, from the coding sequence ATGAAGATTAGAGAAAGAGGAGTAACAATTGGAACACTGAGACCTGGAAAAAAGAATTGCATTACAGATATAGATGGAGTCATGGCAGGCCACATCACTCTGGATTATCCTCTGGATGATGACCAATATGTCTGTACGGGCGTAACTGCCGTTTTGCCGCATGGAGGAAATCTTTTTCGTGAAAAAGTTCCGGCAGCCTCCTATGTCATCAATGGCTTTGGTAAAACGACGGGGCTGGTGCAGGTGGAAGAACTGGGTGTGATTGAATCTCCGATTATGCTGACCAATACATTCGGGGTGCCTGCAGTCACACAGGGAACGCTGGAATACCTGCTAAAAACCACACCGGAAATTGGAGACACAACCGGAACCGTAAATATCGTCACAGGGGAATGCAATGACGGATTTTTGAATTCCATCCGAACACTCCCTGTAAAACCTGAACATGCAATAGCAGCCATTCAAAATGCCAAGCCGGGAAAAGTGGAAGAAGGTGCGGTCGGAGCTGGTACAGGCATGGTGTGTTTTGGGTATAAAGGGGGCGTGGGTGCTTCTTCACGGGTAATCACCGTGGAACAAAGCACAAATGAATACAAAATCGGATGTCTGGTGGTCACGAACTTCGGCAATAGCAGCGAATTTCCGTTCATTAAATACGGACTGTCAGAAATTCCGCCGAAAACAAAGGACACGCCTGATGGCTCAATCATGATCATCCTGGCGACAGACGCACCTGTCAGTGACAGACAGCTGAAAAGGCTCGCGAAGAGATGCGGCATAGGCCTCGGACGGGCAGGAAGCCATTTCAGCAACGGCAGCGGCGACATCGTTATCGCTTTTTCCACTGCTAACAAAACTCTTCATGGAAGCAGCAATATGATCGAAACTGCCCATTTTATCAGAGATGATCACCCCATTATGAATCAGCTTTTTCAAGGTGCGGCAGAGGCTGCGGAGGAAGCGATTCTTAATTCGCTGTCACAGGCAAAGACCACTCAAGGACGGAACGGAAGAGTGGTGGAGGGGATGTTTTCCTATTAG
- a CDS encoding SDR family oxidoreductase, with amino-acid sequence MDLNLKNKKALVVASSQGLGKAIAAQLAKEGTRVMITSRDEAKLKSVQDEFREQFNADVEYYRADVTNPEDIKNLIQHTAETLGGIDILINNAGGPPGGTFENLTDEDWEKAFQLNLLSHVRLIREALPELKKNGGRIINIASSSIKQPIPGLLLSNTFRLGIVGLTKTLSEELGAHNILINTVAPGRIATDRVDYLDQHNADRQNITKEEVAERAKSKIPLGRYGTPEEFANVVTFLASDASSYVTGSSILVDGGMVKAL; translated from the coding sequence ATGGATTTAAACCTGAAAAATAAAAAAGCGCTTGTGGTGGCTTCAAGTCAGGGCCTCGGAAAAGCCATTGCGGCACAGCTTGCAAAAGAAGGCACCAGGGTAATGATAACAAGCAGGGACGAAGCAAAACTAAAGAGCGTTCAAGATGAATTCCGTGAACAATTTAATGCAGATGTTGAGTATTACCGTGCAGATGTTACGAACCCTGAGGATATAAAAAACCTGATTCAGCATACAGCTGAAACACTTGGGGGAATTGATATTTTAATCAATAATGCCGGAGGGCCTCCCGGGGGAACGTTCGAAAACCTGACAGATGAAGACTGGGAAAAAGCGTTTCAGCTTAATCTATTAAGCCATGTCAGACTGATACGCGAGGCACTCCCTGAATTAAAGAAAAATGGCGGCAGGATCATTAATATAGCATCATCAAGCATTAAGCAGCCGATACCGGGCCTGCTCTTATCCAATACATTCCGCCTTGGAATTGTCGGACTGACCAAAACACTATCAGAGGAATTGGGAGCTCATAATATCTTAATTAATACAGTAGCTCCGGGAAGAATTGCGACCGACCGCGTTGATTATCTCGATCAGCATAACGCGGACCGGCAGAATATTACTAAAGAAGAAGTGGCGGAAAGAGCCAAAAGCAAAATTCCGCTGGGCAGATACGGAACCCCGGAGGAATTTGCGAATGTGGTCACCTTCCTTGCATCTGATGCCAGCAGCTACGTGACCGGAAGCTCTATTTTAGTCGATGGCGGGATGGTGAAAGCTTTATAG
- a CDS encoding pyridoxal-phosphate-dependent aminotransferase family protein, whose protein sequence is MFEEKLDLRLPGPVQVPKEIQRAMLRSFDHPMMDYRNPSFQDVLQETTEKSKMIFQTENLVIPLTSSGASALETAIINTVGPNDTIILCVVGYFGEYLQGITDHIGCKTVRVDAEWGNIVDPDDVRKALKENPEAKAVFATHCETSTSAINNIKEIAAAVKETDAIFLVDAVSSIVGTPLYMDEWGIDIVATGGQKALMLPPGLALITLSEKAWNTVNKHQCPSFYFDLKLYKKGLESGAGTPYTPNISLVCGLLEACNMIEKSGGIEAEYKRHAALRDMTRAGVRALGLELLVDDSAASPTLTAVKLKNADDFRRMMREEFHIALGGGLGKVKNQILRLGHMGYTDAADMLKMFAAMELALKKSGHEVELGAGVSAAQRHWLENPYC, encoded by the coding sequence ATGTTTGAAGAGAAACTGGATTTAAGATTGCCTGGGCCCGTACAGGTTCCGAAAGAAATACAGCGTGCCATGCTGAGAAGTTTCGATCATCCCATGATGGATTACCGGAATCCGTCCTTCCAGGATGTCCTGCAGGAAACCACTGAAAAGTCGAAAATGATATTCCAGACTGAAAACCTGGTAATCCCGCTTACCTCGAGCGGAGCTTCCGCTCTTGAAACAGCCATTATTAACACGGTTGGCCCTAATGATACGATCATCCTTTGCGTAGTCGGCTATTTTGGCGAATATCTTCAGGGGATTACCGACCATATTGGCTGCAAAACCGTCCGTGTTGATGCGGAATGGGGGAATATTGTCGATCCGGATGATGTGAGAAAAGCATTAAAGGAAAACCCTGAAGCAAAGGCGGTTTTTGCAACACACTGTGAAACATCCACTTCTGCCATAAACAATATTAAAGAGATAGCGGCCGCTGTAAAAGAAACGGATGCCATTTTCCTCGTAGATGCAGTCAGTTCGATTGTCGGCACACCTCTATATATGGACGAGTGGGGGATCGATATTGTAGCAACTGGAGGACAGAAAGCGTTAATGCTGCCGCCTGGCCTTGCATTAATCACGTTGAGTGAAAAAGCCTGGAACACTGTGAATAAGCACCAGTGCCCATCCTTTTACTTTGACCTCAAGCTCTATAAAAAAGGATTGGAATCAGGGGCCGGCACACCATATACGCCGAATATATCACTTGTATGCGGGCTTCTTGAAGCCTGCAATATGATAGAAAAAAGCGGAGGAATAGAAGCTGAATACAAAAGGCATGCTGCTCTTCGGGATATGACCAGAGCGGGGGTACGGGCATTAGGACTTGAATTGCTGGTGGATGATTCGGCAGCCAGCCCAACCCTGACAGCTGTAAAATTAAAAAATGCCGATGATTTCAGACGAATGATGAGGGAAGAATTTCATATCGCATTGGGAGGCGGTCTTGGTAAGGTGAAGAATCAGATTCTGCGCCTGGGCCATATGGGTTATACAGATGCTGCTGATATGCTGAAAATGTTTGCTGCGATGGAGCTTGCTTTAAAGAAAAGCGGACACGAAGTGGAGTTGGGTGCAGGAGTTTCCGCAGCTCAGCGGCATTGGCTTGAAAATCCATATTGTTAA
- a CDS encoding FAD-binding oxidoreductase, with translation MNETMAPPPLNENVLSRLRSIFGEDRLLTNSTDMMTYSYDASFETQLRPKNPQAAVIALSTEEVSECVKLANEFKIPVYPRGAATGQTGGAVPVKGGIMLDLSKMNRILDIDHRNMQAVIEPGVIQNDLNEALKPYGLRFPPDPGSANMCTVGGMVSNNSSGLRAVKYGVTRHYVLGMEVVLPTGDIIVTGGAKSKALKSVSGYDLAHLMIGSEGTLGIVTRLRLKLLPLPVTRGIVLCSFERLEEAGEAVNAVFSSGLQPSAIEIMDFNCTKAVNMMKPELNLPLNNEAILVFEVDGAREEVTSQVNRLKAVVEKFTRYIKFSDEPEECEKLWQARKLVGAAVGLLKPGGFRVYGGEDICVPISKLPETLREIHNIADRYGIICGIYGHVGDGNMHTGPVVNMNNQLEMENVQKMIDDIHELAIRMEGTTTAEHGVGIVRAKYMDVEHGAAMEVMRAIKKTLDPNNILNPGKMALPN, from the coding sequence ATGAATGAAACCATGGCACCGCCTCCGCTGAATGAAAATGTCCTATCCAGATTAAGAAGTATTTTCGGCGAAGACAGGCTTTTAACCAATAGCACTGACATGATGACTTACTCCTATGATGCATCCTTTGAAACACAGCTCCGTCCAAAAAATCCTCAGGCGGCCGTTATTGCGCTTTCAACTGAGGAAGTCAGTGAATGCGTTAAGCTGGCCAACGAATTTAAAATTCCTGTCTACCCGAGGGGAGCAGCCACAGGGCAAACAGGCGGAGCCGTTCCGGTTAAAGGCGGCATTATGCTGGATTTATCGAAAATGAACAGGATACTGGACATCGATCACCGGAATATGCAGGCAGTAATTGAGCCGGGTGTCATCCAAAATGATTTAAATGAGGCATTAAAGCCTTATGGACTAAGGTTTCCTCCAGACCCTGGAAGCGCCAATATGTGCACAGTGGGAGGCATGGTTTCAAACAATTCAAGCGGACTTAGGGCAGTCAAATATGGTGTCACCCGCCATTATGTCCTGGGAATGGAAGTGGTGCTGCCCACTGGTGACATCATTGTGACCGGCGGCGCTAAATCGAAGGCGCTTAAATCGGTATCCGGCTATGACCTCGCCCACTTAATGATCGGTTCGGAAGGCACGCTTGGAATTGTGACGCGTCTGCGCCTCAAACTTTTGCCGCTCCCCGTCACAAGAGGAATCGTCCTTTGCTCTTTTGAGAGATTGGAAGAAGCAGGCGAGGCTGTTAACGCTGTGTTTTCTTCAGGCCTGCAGCCATCTGCCATCGAAATCATGGATTTCAATTGTACAAAGGCTGTAAATATGATGAAGCCGGAGCTGAATCTTCCGCTGAACAATGAAGCAATACTAGTTTTTGAAGTGGATGGAGCCAGGGAGGAAGTTACTTCGCAAGTGAACCGGCTCAAAGCTGTGGTTGAAAAATTTACGAGGTATATAAAATTCAGTGATGAGCCGGAAGAGTGTGAAAAGCTCTGGCAGGCCAGGAAGCTCGTTGGTGCAGCTGTTGGACTTTTGAAGCCGGGCGGTTTCCGGGTATATGGCGGCGAAGACATCTGCGTGCCAATTTCTAAACTACCTGAAACACTGCGGGAGATTCATAATATCGCAGACAGATATGGCATCATCTGCGGGATTTACGGGCATGTCGGCGATGGGAATATGCATACAGGTCCAGTGGTGAATATGAACAACCAGCTGGAAATGGAGAATGTACAGAAAATGATCGATGATATTCATGAGCTCGCAATCAGGATGGAAGGAACCACTACGGCTGAACATGGAGTGGGAATTGTCCGTGCCAAATACATGGATGTTGAGCATGGAGCAGCCATGGAAGTCATGCGGGCTATTAAGAAGACTCTTGATCCGAATAATATTTTAAATCCGGGCAAAATGGCACTGCCTAATTAA
- a CDS encoding MFS transporter — protein sequence MADTLSGEAKKQIAGSEKIWSRDFVLILMSNFFIFLGFQMTLPTIPLFVEKLGGNDQLIGIVVGIFTFSALLLRPYAGHTLETKGRRFVYLTGLAIFVLSVGSFGFINSLIFLFVLRIIQGFGWGFSTTASGTIATDLIPAKRRGEGMGYFGLSGNIALAFGPTLGLALAGVISFKLLFLICALLGLAALVLSSRINYKQAEKQSVPHKRWDIYEKSALRPSFLLFFITVTFGGIASFLPIYSAQKGIGGIHWYFLLFAIALMLSRTFAGRLYDQRGHQAVFLPGAVLILAAMFLLAWLPSSMIMYIAAILYGLGFGSVQPALQAWSVKEAPANRRGMANATFFSFFDLGVGIGAIVFGQIAYLFGYSTIYITAAGSVVISILLYIWILMTNRG from the coding sequence ATGGCTGATACTTTATCAGGAGAAGCAAAAAAACAGATTGCAGGTTCCGAAAAGATATGGTCAAGGGATTTTGTTCTCATCTTGATGTCCAACTTTTTTATTTTTCTCGGATTTCAAATGACATTGCCCACTATCCCTCTTTTTGTGGAAAAATTGGGCGGGAATGACCAGCTGATCGGGATAGTGGTCGGTATCTTTACCTTTTCGGCTCTGCTATTGCGTCCTTATGCAGGGCATACGCTGGAGACGAAAGGCAGGCGCTTTGTGTATTTAACTGGCCTGGCAATTTTCGTGCTCTCAGTTGGGTCATTTGGTTTTATTAATAGTTTAATCTTCTTATTTGTTTTAAGGATTATCCAGGGATTTGGCTGGGGTTTCTCCACTACAGCCTCAGGAACCATTGCCACTGATTTAATTCCTGCTAAGCGGCGGGGTGAAGGAATGGGCTACTTCGGGCTTTCCGGGAACATTGCCCTTGCATTCGGCCCCACCCTCGGACTGGCGCTCGCCGGAGTCATCTCTTTTAAACTCTTATTCTTAATTTGTGCCCTGCTGGGTTTAGCCGCACTGGTGTTGTCATCGAGGATCAACTACAAGCAGGCTGAAAAACAAAGTGTGCCTCACAAGCGCTGGGACATCTATGAAAAGAGTGCTTTAAGGCCTTCATTTCTATTATTTTTCATCACCGTCACCTTTGGGGGAATCGCATCATTTCTTCCTATCTATTCAGCCCAAAAAGGGATAGGCGGGATCCACTGGTACTTCCTGCTGTTTGCTATAGCCTTAATGCTTTCCCGGACTTTTGCCGGCAGATTATATGATCAAAGAGGTCACCAGGCTGTATTTTTACCAGGGGCGGTGCTGATTTTGGCAGCCATGTTCCTGCTTGCATGGCTTCCGAGCAGCATGATTATGTATATAGCTGCGATTCTTTATGGTCTCGGATTTGGATCAGTCCAGCCCGCCCTTCAAGCCTGGTCTGTAAAAGAAGCGCCTGCCAATCGGCGCGGAATGGCCAATGCTACGTTCTTTTCCTTTTTCGATCTGGGGGTTGGAATTGGCGCCATCGTGTTTGGGCAGATCGCTTATTTGTTTGGGTATAGCACGATTTATATAACAGCAGCCGGATCGGTTGTGATTTCAATTCTATTGTATATCTGGATCCTGATGACAAATAGAGGGTAA
- a CDS encoding sigma 54-interacting transcriptional regulator — MSEIAILTPLDALIQVSMEAAKKTGEDVAVRKVSFRNAIAAAKEFEKAGTEVIISRGTMGLKLIESDLSIPVVQIPITGYDLLRTIKEGQKLGHKIGIADTVDVLQGIETIESVLDISIEKHIVVAPEEAEAAVEALSKKEIDVLIGKSIFTNKVKKDSIKTVILTSGVESVIQAIHEARSLIDVRRTELKRTKELQAILDFIADGVIAVDEKGIITVCNPSVYSILNLPYDSVIGKQIDDILVNSQMNKILSTGKEELNRIQDANGVKVVANRIPIRHEQKVFGAVCTFQAVHRLQQQEQEIRKKLLHRGHVTKYSLHNIVGESEMYQKAILKVKKYSQVDSTILLTGETGVGKEVFAHLIHSFSKRSEGPFVAVNCAAIPENLLESELFGYVEGAFTGAKKGGKTGLFELAHQGTIFLDEIGELAESLQAQLLRVLQEGEVMRLGDERVIPINIRVVAASNRNFERMVEEGSFRADLYYRLNILDIPIPSLRERIPDIPLLCDFFLKELEPGIRRNSTGFTADAMRILQSYDWPGNIRQLRNIVERAMILSPESMIDAETVLSAGGKDFTRLRELKQHSKDEEFDSETKLQNFEKEYILNVLKQVNGNKTEAAKILGIGRTTLWRKINSL; from the coding sequence ATGTCCGAGATTGCCATTCTGACCCCACTTGATGCACTGATACAAGTCTCAATGGAAGCTGCGAAAAAGACAGGAGAAGATGTCGCTGTAAGAAAAGTGAGCTTCCGAAATGCTATTGCAGCTGCCAAAGAATTCGAAAAAGCAGGCACAGAAGTCATTATCAGCAGAGGAACAATGGGATTAAAGCTTATTGAGTCAGACCTTAGCATACCTGTTGTCCAGATCCCTATAACCGGATATGATCTGCTTCGTACGATTAAAGAAGGACAAAAATTGGGACATAAGATTGGAATTGCTGACACCGTGGATGTTCTGCAGGGAATCGAAACGATTGAATCTGTCCTGGACATTTCGATTGAAAAGCATATCGTTGTTGCACCTGAAGAAGCCGAGGCAGCGGTTGAGGCTCTCAGTAAAAAAGAAATAGATGTACTGATCGGCAAAAGTATTTTTACAAACAAAGTCAAAAAAGATTCGATTAAAACGGTGATATTAACGTCTGGAGTGGAATCGGTCATCCAGGCGATTCATGAAGCAAGAAGCCTGATAGATGTGAGGCGCACCGAACTAAAACGCACCAAGGAACTTCAGGCAATTCTTGATTTTATTGCGGATGGTGTAATTGCTGTAGATGAAAAAGGGATTATTACAGTATGCAATCCTTCCGTATACAGCATCTTGAACCTTCCATATGATTCGGTTATCGGTAAGCAGATTGATGATATTCTCGTAAATTCACAAATGAATAAGATTCTTTCGACCGGGAAGGAAGAGCTGAACCGCATCCAGGATGCCAATGGTGTGAAAGTGGTTGCCAATCGAATACCCATAAGGCACGAACAAAAGGTGTTTGGGGCTGTCTGTACGTTTCAGGCGGTTCATAGACTTCAGCAGCAGGAGCAGGAAATCCGAAAGAAGCTTCTTCACCGCGGCCATGTCACGAAATATAGTCTTCATAATATTGTTGGGGAAAGTGAGATGTATCAAAAAGCGATTCTAAAAGTGAAGAAATATTCACAAGTGGATTCTACTATTCTCCTGACGGGTGAAACAGGCGTGGGAAAAGAAGTGTTCGCCCATCTGATCCATAGCTTCAGCAAGCGGTCAGAAGGGCCATTTGTTGCAGTGAACTGTGCGGCTATTCCAGAAAACCTCCTCGAAAGCGAGTTATTCGGCTATGTCGAAGGAGCCTTTACAGGAGCGAAAAAAGGCGGAAAAACAGGATTATTCGAATTGGCTCATCAGGGAACCATTTTCCTCGATGAAATCGGCGAACTGGCTGAATCCCTTCAGGCCCAGCTGCTCAGGGTTCTGCAGGAAGGGGAAGTGATGCGGCTGGGTGATGAAAGGGTCATCCCCATTAATATTCGGGTGGTCGCTGCTTCGAACCGGAACTTTGAAAGAATGGTAGAAGAAGGGAGCTTTAGGGCTGATTTATATTATCGCCTTAATATCCTTGATATCCCAATTCCTTCATTGCGTGAGAGGATACCTGATATTCCTTTATTATGCGATTTCTTCTTGAAAGAATTGGAACCGGGCATCCGGAGAAATAGTACGGGTTTCACTGCTGACGCTATGAGAATTCTCCAAAGCTATGATTGGCCGGGGAATATACGCCAGCTAAGGAACATTGTTGAACGGGCGATGATTCTTTCGCCTGAAAGTATGATAGATGCAGAAACAGTATTATCAGCAGGCGGGAAAGACTTTACTAGACTGCGTGAGCTTAAACAACACAGCAAGGATGAGGAATTTGATTCAGAAACGAAACTTCAAAACTTTGAGAAAGAGTATATTCTGAACGTGCTGAAGCAGGTAAACGGGAATAAAACAGAAGCGGCAAAGATTCTGGGGATCGGCAGGACGACCCTCTGGCGAAAAATTAATAGTTTGTGA
- a CDS encoding quinone oxidoreductase family protein, with amino-acid sequence MKAIQFKEYGGPEVLNVIEMERPQPTGREVLIEVHAIGVNYADTARREGQYVVPTPLPFIPGAEVAGVVAAAGEEASIPVGTRVVTLIESGGYSEYVTADERGLIPLPEGLDFNLAAALPLQGLSAYHILKTMGRLEPGESVLVHAAAGGVGTIAVQLAKLFGAGTVIATASTDEKLQLAKEMGADVLVNYTNEGWEHEVLEATGGKGVNVALEMAGGEIFNKTLKSLATFGRLVIYGVASGEQSRFYPSSLMGRNQSVIGFFLPQIMRKPELLQPSMKELLTYTAQGKLKLTIGEIHPLEDAAKVHERMQSRQTKGKLILVAAR; translated from the coding sequence ATGAAAGCCATTCAATTCAAAGAATATGGGGGACCTGAAGTCCTTAACGTTATCGAAATGGAGCGGCCGCAGCCGACCGGACGAGAAGTTTTAATCGAAGTGCATGCGATCGGAGTGAACTATGCCGACACCGCAAGAAGAGAAGGGCAATATGTTGTGCCGACACCTCTGCCGTTCATTCCCGGTGCCGAGGTGGCAGGTGTTGTCGCAGCCGCAGGTGAAGAGGCAAGTATTCCGGTTGGCACAAGAGTGGTGACGCTAATTGAATCTGGCGGATATTCAGAGTATGTCACAGCCGATGAAAGGGGTCTGATTCCGCTGCCGGAGGGACTGGATTTCAATCTTGCTGCGGCACTGCCTCTACAAGGACTGAGTGCCTATCATATTTTAAAAACAATGGGCCGGCTTGAACCGGGTGAAAGCGTCCTTGTCCATGCAGCGGCAGGCGGGGTGGGAACAATTGCTGTTCAGCTCGCAAAATTATTCGGGGCCGGGACGGTCATTGCTACAGCCAGCACTGATGAAAAACTTCAGCTTGCAAAAGAAATGGGGGCCGATGTCCTCGTCAACTACACAAATGAAGGCTGGGAACATGAAGTACTCGAAGCAACTGGCGGAAAAGGTGTGAATGTGGCCCTCGAAATGGCAGGCGGGGAAATTTTTAATAAAACCCTGAAAAGCCTTGCCACCTTTGGCCGCCTTGTTATTTACGGCGTGGCAAGCGGGGAGCAGAGCCGATTTTATCCTTCATCCTTAATGGGCCGGAACCAATCGGTCATTGGATTTTTCCTGCCGCAGATTATGAGGAAACCGGAACTGCTGCAGCCGAGCATGAAGGAATTATTAACGTACACAGCCCAAGGAAAGCTGAAGCTGACTATTGGAGAAATTCATCCTCTTGAGGACGCTGCCAAAGTACATGAGCGGATGCAGTCCAGGCAAACAAAAGGGAAGCTAATTCTTGTCGCTGCAAGATAA
- a CDS encoding IDEAL domain-containing protein has translation MEKRLLNSPQQSEENVSLLAEQVLNQALKEYRIEKLREKIDEALTSRNQKEFMRLTDELKKIS, from the coding sequence ATGGAAAAACGTCTACTTAACTCGCCGCAACAGTCTGAGGAAAACGTGTCATTGTTAGCAGAACAAGTCCTAAATCAAGCTCTTAAGGAATACCGAATTGAAAAGCTTCGCGAAAAAATTGATGAAGCTCTCACTAGCCGAAACCAAAAAGAATTCATGCGCCTTACGGATGAATTAAAGAAAATCTCTTAA